One region of Candidatus Omnitrophota bacterium genomic DNA includes:
- a CDS encoding NAD(P)-dependent oxidoreductase — protein MNVLITGATGLLGKSLVETKDVSDKITGVYLGKYKIKDADGATYRSLDIQDGEAVRSVIRNNNIDVVIHTAGASDVDFCQTHYESAYGSNVAGTRNIINACEEKGIKSIYISTNAVFDGRHPPYKEDDITNPINKYGELKLECEAIVTGRIKDHIIVRPILMYGWNNANERKNLVTALLEKLPKGEPVNMVTDIYDNPLSSCQCAESVWALIRKGSRGIYHVAGRDIVNRYEYAMEIADVFGLNRGLIKAVDSSFFPNIAPRPKNTSYSTKKLEKEIGFSPLGLKEGLALMKNSREGCL, from the coding sequence ATGAACGTACTTATAACGGGAGCGACCGGCCTTCTGGGCAAATCCCTGGTAGAGACGAAGGACGTTTCCGATAAGATAACGGGTGTCTATCTTGGCAAGTACAAGATAAAGGATGCCGATGGCGCGACGTACCGTTCTCTGGATATTCAGGACGGGGAGGCCGTTCGTAGCGTTATCCGTAATAATAATATAGACGTGGTTATTCACACGGCAGGCGCTTCAGACGTAGATTTTTGCCAGACGCATTATGAGTCCGCATATGGTTCTAATGTGGCGGGAACGCGGAATATAATTAACGCGTGCGAAGAAAAAGGGATAAAGTCGATCTATATATCGACCAACGCGGTTTTCGACGGCAGGCATCCGCCGTATAAAGAAGACGATATTACTAATCCGATAAACAAGTATGGCGAATTGAAGCTGGAATGCGAGGCGATCGTAACGGGCCGGATAAAGGACCATATAATCGTCCGGCCGATACTTATGTACGGCTGGAATAATGCCAATGAGAGGAAGAATCTTGTTACCGCGCTTTTGGAAAAACTTCCGAAAGGCGAGCCGGTAAATATGGTGACAGATATTTACGATAATCCTTTATCGTCGTGTCAATGCGCGGAATCGGTCTGGGCGCTTATACGGAAAGGCAGTCGCGGCATTTATCATGTTGCCGGCAGGGATATCGTCAATCGCTATGAATACGCCATGGAAATAGCGGATGTTTTTGGCCTGAACCGTGGCTTGATCAAGGCCGTAGACAGCAGTTTTTTCCCGAATATAGCCCCGCGGCCTAAGAATACCTCCTATAGCACGAAAAAACTTGAGAAAGAAATTGGTTTTTCCCCTCTGGGATTAAAAGAAGGGCTTGCCCTTATGAAAAATTCTCGGGAAGGGTGCTTATGA
- a CDS encoding glycosyltransferase: protein MKDRIAVSVVITAYNHGRYIGETIKSVLNQSFQDFEIIVLDDGSPDNTREVVLGFKDSRIKYYYQKNSGLPACGRNAGIVLAQGRYIALMDGDDFWHRDKLLKSVKVLDDMPDIALVCHNENIVNGDKVVKQSSYAQLQEDMYSQLLFSGNCLHTSAVIFRREVFFGDGFKFCEDRDLYTVEDYEYWLRLSREYKFYFMPEVLGSCRITDTGAFQASEGANAANMLKLLDREFAKMTVKTKETAEKMKKRRSAVMSAAGRLFNHKGNFADSKRWCYEAMKEFPFNYKAYALFLASAFKFKIQYK from the coding sequence ATGAAAGACCGTATCGCGGTAAGCGTGGTTATCACGGCATACAATCACGGAAGATATATCGGCGAAACAATAAAGTCGGTGCTCAATCAGTCATTTCAAGATTTTGAAATAATAGTATTAGATGACGGCTCTCCAGACAATACCAGGGAAGTGGTTTTGGGATTTAAAGACAGCAGGATAAAGTATTATTATCAGAAGAACAGCGGATTGCCCGCGTGCGGCAGGAATGCCGGTATCGTCCTGGCGCAAGGTAGATATATAGCGCTTATGGACGGAGATGATTTCTGGCACCGGGATAAACTGTTAAAGAGCGTTAAGGTGTTGGATGATATGCCGGATATCGCGCTCGTCTGCCACAATGAGAATATAGTGAATGGCGATAAGGTGGTCAAACAGTCTTCTTATGCGCAACTTCAGGAAGATATGTACAGCCAGTTGCTCTTCAGCGGAAATTGCCTACACACTTCCGCGGTTATTTTCCGTCGGGAAGTGTTTTTCGGGGATGGTTTTAAATTTTGCGAGGACAGGGACCTTTACACGGTAGAAGATTATGAATACTGGCTGAGATTATCGCGGGAGTACAAATTTTATTTTATGCCTGAGGTTCTCGGATCTTGCAGGATAACGGATACGGGCGCTTTTCAGGCCAGCGAAGGAGCGAATGCCGCAAATATGCTTAAGCTCCTTGACCGGGAATTCGCCAAGATGACGGTAAAGACGAAGGAGACGGCGGAGAAGATGAAAAAGCGTCGCTCCGCGGTCATGTCCGCGGCGGGAAGGCTTTTTAACCATAAAGGTAATTTCGCCGATAGTAAAAGATGGTGTTATGAAGCGATGAAAGAATTTCCGTTCAATTATAAAGCATATGCGCTTTTTCTGGCATCCGCTTTTAAGTTTAAAATACAGTATAAATAG
- a CDS encoding GNAT family N-acetyltransferase: MSLTIRVIKDFDELLPLGEGWDSVVSSMEYPMPFITHSYVYLALKYLCRDKKLHVITAWDGEKLIGILPLYRSSYRMVKVFNFSCLQSLNDCSNVICSLRDLDRVLTAVKKHLDDISATWELLLLYKFPTAYKTVEALTVKLADRNMYAITKTTDDSYYIDMKGSFDEYFRGLNKKFRDNRRNMNNKMSREGKVEFEVITKYDAVSLDSFFAIEDTGWKGEGANSIKLRKQVEYYNELSRALSEKKHLLLAVLKVGGEPIAAIYGFLFNGIFYLSKIAVNYAYPGHKQFSPGQAILYRLIKYCFDEKLKRFDFYGPFYSYEAHWTRNINEKKTILVFNGRRAAVKSCVILKKSSDLLKAIFCKTAVDQKVPHPAR, encoded by the coding sequence ATGAGCCTTACAATACGCGTCATCAAAGATTTTGATGAGCTCCTTCCGCTCGGGGAGGGGTGGGATTCCGTCGTTTCTTCCATGGAATACCCGATGCCCTTCATTACCCATTCGTATGTGTATCTGGCGCTAAAATATCTTTGCCGGGATAAAAAACTGCACGTAATAACTGCCTGGGACGGCGAAAAGCTTATAGGCATATTACCATTATACAGGTCATCATACAGGATGGTAAAGGTGTTCAATTTTTCATGTCTGCAGTCCCTTAATGACTGCTCGAATGTTATTTGCAGTTTGCGCGACTTAGATAGGGTTCTCACCGCCGTCAAAAAACACCTTGACGATATATCCGCTACGTGGGAGCTTCTTCTCCTGTACAAGTTTCCGACGGCTTACAAGACTGTCGAGGCGCTAACCGTTAAACTTGCTGACAGGAATATGTATGCAATTACAAAAACCACCGATGATTCATACTACATAGATATGAAAGGGAGTTTCGATGAGTATTTCAGAGGATTGAATAAGAAATTCAGGGACAATAGAAGGAATATGAATAATAAAATGTCCCGCGAAGGCAAAGTGGAGTTCGAGGTAATAACGAAATATGACGCTGTCTCGCTCGATTCTTTCTTTGCTATCGAAGATACCGGGTGGAAAGGAGAAGGGGCCAATTCTATAAAGCTCAGAAAGCAGGTTGAATATTACAACGAACTTTCTCGGGCATTATCCGAAAAGAAGCACTTATTACTGGCGGTGCTAAAGGTTGGCGGGGAGCCGATAGCGGCTATTTACGGGTTTTTGTTCAATGGTATATTCTATTTATCAAAGATAGCGGTGAACTACGCATACCCGGGACATAAGCAGTTTTCGCCCGGCCAGGCCATCCTATACCGTTTGATCAAATATTGTTTCGATGAAAAGCTGAAAAGATTTGATTTTTACGGCCCTTTTTATTCATATGAGGCCCATTGGACCCGGAATATAAACGAAAAAAAGACGATATTGGTTTTTAACGGAAGAAGAGCCGCAGTAAAGAGTTGCGTTATTCTTAAGAAGAGCAGTGACCTTTTGAAAGCGATATTTTGCAAAACCGCTGTGGATCAAAAAGTCCCTCATCCCGCCCGGTAA
- a CDS encoding class I SAM-dependent methyltransferase — protein sequence MHINGLKDTEKTYSLLWSRTADEIPYNGYHYAAMQAVIKEPIVRGRTGIEVGSGSGYDVCAMAEKNPSVKFITIDICDGIYVTAKRVSGLKNVVAVKASALDIPAKDESFDFAYSFGVLHHTPAPGKGLSEISRVLKRGGPAFLYLYEDHSENIFKYIPLKIVTFVRRLTVLIPKRLLYVLAWLASPFVYIIFTVPSKILAKFASTKHVAGQMPFNFGAGPFSLRGDIYDRFAAPIEYRFSRQGVRDMFAKCGFKDIEITRLRDTAGWVVWGYKA from the coding sequence ATGCATATAAATGGCTTAAAAGATACCGAAAAGACCTATAGCCTTTTGTGGTCCAGAACGGCGGATGAGATACCGTACAATGGTTATCATTATGCCGCGATGCAGGCGGTTATTAAAGAGCCTATCGTAAGGGGCCGGACAGGCATAGAGGTGGGCTCGGGCAGTGGCTATGATGTATGCGCTATGGCCGAAAAGAACCCTTCAGTTAAGTTTATAACCATAGATATTTGCGACGGCATATATGTAACAGCCAAACGGGTTTCGGGGCTAAAAAATGTTGTTGCTGTAAAAGCTTCGGCATTGGACATTCCCGCGAAGGATGAGAGCTTTGATTTCGCGTATTCATTCGGCGTACTGCATCACACACCGGCTCCAGGTAAGGGTCTTTCTGAAATATCGCGGGTACTGAAGAGGGGCGGCCCGGCATTCCTCTATCTGTATGAAGATCACTCCGAGAATATTTTTAAATATATTCCGCTTAAAATAGTAACGTTTGTAAGACGCCTTACCGTTCTCATACCGAAGAGACTGCTTTATGTCCTTGCATGGCTGGCATCGCCTTTTGTCTATATTATCTTTACCGTTCCGTCGAAGATACTGGCGAAATTCGCTTCTACAAAACATGTGGCGGGCCAGATGCCGTTCAATTTCGGCGCCGGGCCATTTTCGCTACGGGGAGATATTTATGATAGATTTGCCGCGCCGATAGAATACAGATTTTCCAGGCAGGGTGTTCGGGATATGTTCGCAAAATGTGGATTTAAAGATATAGAGATTACCAGGTTGCGTGATACGGCGGGTTGGGTAGTATGGGGGTATAAAGCGTAA
- a CDS encoding ElyC/SanA/YdcF family protein: MLKNENIICISSIDWDFIWQGHQEIMSTFAANGNRILFVENTGVRPPTLQDFPRLMKRARNWIHSVKGIRKEGDNLYIYSPIVLPFPYSRIARFINRHLIISALKRWIKSVSFSNPIIWTFLPTGLVLDIIKAVDSKAVVYYCIDNFEASSPQAGRIRHTENKLLERADLVFVTSQNLYDKCVLYSDNVRIFPYGVNLEVYEKSLKSKSETPVDIAAIRHPIVGYVGGVHKWIDFELIKFLSKTNPDKAFVFVGPLQRSIAEFEGIDNVHFLGQKRYEELPLYISQFDACVIPYTISEYTSNVYPTKINEYLFLGKPVISTAIPEVEAFNSRNEDAVLIGRTKEEFSAHIDRAVSRRSAEDAVKKRVEVAIREGSWKVKIEKMSELIEEKVIEKERQRLIHWKDNFLLLYKKRLAPVIIFGAIAYLLLFHTPFIWLVAKPLKLSSPIKNANAIIVLAGGVGESGKAGQGYEERVKYGVELYKKGYAPELIFSSGNTYVFKEAEVMKALALSLGIPERAIIIEECASGSYENIKFSMDLIRGLNQKSAIIISSPYHMLRVSLICKKVAPDIECIYAPIPTSYYYGDEKRVELKHIRGIIYEYVAILYYRLKGYV; encoded by the coding sequence ATGCTTAAGAATGAAAATATTATATGTATTTCTTCTATCGATTGGGATTTCATCTGGCAGGGCCATCAGGAGATAATGTCGACATTCGCCGCCAATGGCAACCGAATATTGTTCGTCGAAAATACGGGGGTGAGGCCGCCAACCCTGCAGGATTTTCCGAGGCTTATGAAACGGGCGCGCAACTGGATCCATAGTGTAAAGGGTATCAGAAAGGAAGGCGACAATCTTTATATCTATTCTCCGATAGTCCTTCCGTTCCCATATTCCCGCATAGCCCGTTTTATTAATAGGCATCTTATCATCTCCGCCTTAAAACGATGGATAAAATCGGTAAGTTTTTCAAATCCTATAATATGGACATTCCTGCCCACGGGGCTCGTCCTCGATATAATCAAAGCCGTGGATTCTAAGGCGGTAGTTTATTATTGTATAGATAATTTTGAAGCCAGTTCCCCCCAGGCGGGGCGGATACGGCACACGGAAAATAAACTTCTCGAGAGGGCCGACCTTGTATTCGTGACCTCCCAAAATCTTTACGACAAGTGCGTGCTTTACAGCGATAACGTCAGGATATTCCCGTATGGCGTGAATTTGGAAGTGTATGAAAAATCTCTGAAAAGCAAAAGCGAGACACCTGTGGATATCGCCGCGATCCGTCACCCGATAGTAGGCTATGTAGGGGGTGTGCATAAATGGATAGACTTTGAGCTTATAAAGTTCCTATCCAAAACCAACCCTGATAAAGCTTTCGTTTTTGTGGGGCCATTGCAGAGGAGCATAGCCGAATTTGAAGGTATCGACAATGTTCATTTTTTAGGACAGAAGAGATATGAGGAACTGCCGCTTTATATTTCACAATTCGATGCTTGCGTAATCCCATACACGATATCGGAATATACCAGTAACGTGTATCCGACAAAAATAAACGAGTATCTTTTTCTTGGTAAGCCGGTAATATCTACCGCTATCCCGGAGGTCGAAGCGTTTAACAGCCGCAATGAAGATGCCGTCCTGATAGGCCGGACAAAAGAAGAGTTTTCGGCCCATATAGATAGGGCCGTTTCTCGGCGAAGCGCGGAAGATGCCGTAAAAAAGAGAGTCGAGGTTGCGATAAGGGAAGGGTCCTGGAAAGTCAAGATAGAGAAGATGTCGGAGCTTATCGAAGAGAAGGTAATCGAGAAGGAGCGTCAGCGTCTTATACATTGGAAGGATAATTTTCTATTGTTGTACAAGAAAAGACTGGCTCCCGTTATTATTTTTGGCGCCATAGCGTATCTTCTGCTCTTTCATACGCCTTTTATATGGCTTGTCGCAAAACCGCTTAAGCTGTCATCCCCTATAAAAAATGCAAATGCGATAATAGTGCTTGCCGGTGGCGTAGGGGAATCCGGCAAAGCGGGCCAGGGATACGAAGAGCGGGTAAAATACGGGGTGGAGCTTTATAAAAAAGGATATGCGCCCGAGCTTATATTCTCATCGGGGAATACGTATGTTTTTAAAGAGGCGGAGGTCATGAAGGCGCTAGCATTATCTCTCGGGATCCCGGAGAGAGCAATAATCATCGAAGAGTGCGCCTCGGGTAGTTATGAAAATATAAAATTCTCAATGGACCTTATCAGGGGGCTGAACCAGAAGAGCGCTATTATTATAAGCTCGCCGTACCATATGTTGCGTGTTTCTTTGATCTGCAAAAAGGTGGCCCCGGATATAGAATGCATATACGCGCCCATTCCGACCAGTTACTATTATGGTGACGAGAAACGTGTAGAATTAAAACATATCCGAGGCATCATTTACGAATATGTCGCTATATTATATTATCGCCTGAAAGGTTATGTGTAA
- a CDS encoding glycosyltransferase family 4 protein has product MCNSVKKIVRIIARLNIGGPAIHTILLNSGLNKGGYKDVLVSGRISESEGNMMYLARDNNVEPVIIPDLGRDISLIKDIKALFGLYCLIRREKPDIVHTHTAKAGTLGRIAAVLAGVPVRIHTFHGHVFNGYFSPAKAMIFIWIERALSVFTDKIIVVSESVKGEISKKLKIADSGKCVVIPLGLELDKFLDGANVKGRFRKTWGVSSDTLLVGIVGRLVPIKNHSFFLKVAKKIRETAPGLNVRFVVIGDGELKKPLIEMAGKMGLGDIIFTGWIKELPEVYADLDVVALTSLNEGTPVSLIEAMASAKAVISTDVGGVKDIVRPGETGILANNNDIDGFSASLLKLLKNGQEREAIGLRGREFVRVKYSKERLLKDIKSVYEECLSKNRK; this is encoded by the coding sequence ATGTGTAATAGCGTGAAAAAAATAGTCAGAATAATTGCCAGGCTGAATATAGGCGGGCCGGCCATACATACGATATTATTGAACAGCGGTCTTAATAAAGGCGGCTATAAGGACGTGCTGGTATCCGGCAGGATAAGCGAATCCGAAGGTAACATGATGTATCTTGCCAGGGATAACAACGTCGAGCCTGTTATAATACCGGATCTTGGCAGGGATATATCTTTAATAAAGGATATTAAAGCGTTATTCGGGCTCTATTGTCTAATCCGGCGGGAGAAGCCGGACATAGTGCATACGCATACCGCTAAAGCCGGGACTCTCGGCCGAATAGCGGCGGTGTTGGCGGGTGTGCCTGTGAGGATACACACCTTCCATGGCCATGTTTTTAACGGTTACTTCAGCCCTGCGAAAGCTATGATATTTATCTGGATAGAAAGGGCGCTGAGCGTTTTTACCGACAAAATTATTGTGGTGAGCGAAAGCGTTAAAGGCGAGATATCGAAAAAGTTGAAGATAGCGGACAGCGGGAAGTGCGTTGTGATACCGCTGGGACTTGAGCTCGACAAATTTCTCGACGGTGCGAATGTAAAAGGCAGGTTCCGTAAAACGTGGGGGGTGTCTTCGGATACGCTGTTGGTGGGCATAGTCGGCAGGTTGGTGCCCATAAAGAATCATTCTTTTTTTCTGAAGGTGGCTAAGAAGATCAGGGAGACCGCGCCGGGGCTGAACGTCAGATTTGTTGTAATAGGTGACGGAGAGCTCAAAAAACCTCTTATTGAAATGGCGGGGAAAATGGGGCTTGGCGACATAATATTTACCGGCTGGATCAAAGAACTGCCCGAGGTATACGCAGACCTCGATGTAGTGGCCCTGACGTCTTTGAACGAAGGAACCCCGGTTTCTTTGATAGAAGCTATGGCTTCCGCGAAAGCCGTTATCTCGACCGACGTCGGAGGGGTCAAGGACATTGTCAGACCCGGCGAGACGGGTATTCTCGCGAACAATAACGATATAGACGGATTTTCCGCGTCACTTTTGAAACTTTTGAAGAATGGGCAGGAAAGGGAAGCGATTGGCCTTCGCGGCAGGGAGTTCGTCCGCGTGAAATATTCGAAGGAGCGGCTTTTGAAAGATATAAAATCCGTATACGAAGAGTGTCTTAGTAAGAATAGAAAATAG
- a CDS encoding GDP-mannose 4,6-dehydratase, whose translation MKNLITGGAGFIGSHLAEELLNRGEKVVVIDNLSTGSMKNIAHLKSNPNFSYHIDTIMNHKLMARLVKECDLIYHLAAAVGVRYIIENQLESIKTNVGGTEIVLGLASAAKKKVILASTSEIYGKDRPGKRIFNENDDRVLGPTSISRWSYSCTKALDEFLALAYWREKKLPVVIVRFFNTCGPRQTGRYGMVVPRFIKQAIAGEPITIYGDGKQTRCFTNVSDAVKAIIALSRKGKAVGEAFNIGNPNNKITINALAKKAKAMTHSRSTIKHISYAKAYDSGFEDMRHREPDISKLKSATGFRPSVGMDDMLTGIIEYIKKENKK comes from the coding sequence ATGAAAAATTTAATTACCGGCGGCGCGGGTTTTATAGGATCACATCTGGCCGAGGAGTTGCTGAATAGGGGGGAAAAGGTCGTTGTTATCGATAATCTGTCGACCGGCAGTATGAAGAACATAGCGCATCTTAAATCGAACCCCAATTTTTCATATCACATTGACACGATAATGAATCATAAACTTATGGCACGGCTTGTGAAGGAGTGCGATTTAATATATCACCTGGCCGCGGCCGTCGGAGTAAGGTATATAATCGAGAACCAGCTGGAATCCATAAAGACCAATGTCGGGGGTACCGAGATCGTACTCGGCCTGGCAAGCGCCGCGAAGAAGAAAGTCATTCTGGCGTCGACTTCCGAGATATACGGCAAGGACAGGCCCGGCAAGCGCATATTTAACGAAAACGATGACAGGGTATTGGGCCCTACATCAATATCGAGATGGAGCTACTCCTGCACAAAGGCGCTTGACGAATTCCTGGCGCTGGCATATTGGCGGGAGAAAAAACTTCCTGTGGTTATCGTCAGATTTTTCAATACATGCGGCCCCAGACAGACCGGCAGATACGGCATGGTCGTGCCGCGTTTTATAAAACAGGCCATTGCCGGAGAGCCGATAACCATTTACGGCGACGGGAAGCAGACCAGGTGCTTTACAAACGTATCGGACGCGGTTAAGGCGATAATAGCTCTGTCGAGAAAAGGGAAAGCGGTAGGGGAGGCGTTCAATATCGGCAATCCTAATAACAAGATAACGATAAACGCCCTGGCGAAGAAGGCTAAAGCTATGACGCATTCACGCTCCACGATAAAACACATATCATACGCAAAAGCCTATGACAGCGGGTTCGAGGACATGAGACACAGGGAGCCGGACATTTCAAAGCTTAAATCCGCGACCGGGTTCAGGCCGTCCGTGGGCATGGACGATATGCTGACCGGCATCATAGAATATATAAAAAAAGAGAATAAAAAATAA
- a CDS encoding MraY family glycosyltransferase — translation MNIPQIIETFFIAIFVSYLIMPFVRQLAMRLNYLDHPKNNKVHAHPTPLLGGLGIFAAFLIAIVTKEQVMAFGTIKAIMFGSFILFIIGLIDDKMGMMPNFKLLGQFVAAMIAVKAGLRVEFIDNYYLSVIITYLWIIGITNAFNLLDNMNGLSAGIAAIAAIFFGIISYMNGQPLVTTISLAVAGASLGFLRYNFPRASIFMGDSGSLVLGYILSTIAILGSWKTYAWTTSLMVPILILGYPIFDTALVTIMRTLEGRSIFKGGKDHSSHRLALLGFKRYRTVLAVYGICILLGLAAVAVTRVRWIAGTGIGLAAFAAMLAFGLRLSFVDTKQFGRKKGANDSHG, via the coding sequence ATGAACATCCCACAGATAATAGAGACGTTTTTTATAGCGATCTTTGTTTCATATCTGATAATGCCTTTTGTCAGGCAATTGGCTATGAGGCTTAATTATCTCGACCACCCGAAGAATAATAAGGTGCACGCGCATCCCACGCCTCTTCTCGGAGGCCTGGGTATATTCGCGGCGTTTCTTATTGCCATAGTGACAAAGGAGCAGGTTATGGCGTTTGGCACTATCAAGGCCATAATGTTCGGATCGTTTATTCTTTTCATCATCGGGCTTATCGACGACAAGATGGGGATGATGCCTAATTTCAAGCTTTTAGGGCAGTTTGTAGCCGCGATGATAGCGGTAAAGGCCGGTTTAAGGGTGGAGTTTATCGATAATTATTATCTGAGTGTCATTATAACTTATTTGTGGATAATCGGTATCACCAACGCATTTAATTTACTTGATAATATGAACGGACTGTCGGCCGGTATCGCGGCGATAGCGGCAATATTTTTTGGAATAATATCGTATATGAACGGCCAACCGCTTGTAACCACTATATCCCTGGCGGTTGCAGGCGCGTCTTTAGGATTCTTAAGATATAATTTCCCCAGAGCGAGTATCTTTATGGGTGACTCAGGAAGCCTGGTTTTAGGATACATCCTGTCGACTATAGCCATTCTCGGAAGCTGGAAGACATACGCGTGGACGACATCGCTTATGGTACCTATTTTAATCCTGGGCTACCCGATATTCGACACGGCGCTTGTTACAATAATGAGGACGCTGGAAGGGCGCTCTATATTTAAAGGCGGTAAAGATCACTCGTCTCATAGACTGGCATTGCTCGGATTTAAGCGTTACAGGACGGTATTGGCGGTATATGGCATATGTATTTTACTTGGTCTGGCCGCGGTCGCGGTAACGAGGGTGCGGTGGATCGCCGGGACCGGTATAGGATTGGCGGCATTTGCGGCCATGCTGGCTTTCGGATTGCGGTTAAGCTTCGTCGATACCAAGCAATTTGGGCGGAAGAAAGGGGCCAATGATTCGCACGGATAA
- a CDS encoding O-antigen ligase family protein: protein MIRTDKIASACDKISEWSLYVCIFALPFAKSIIEITIATALIGLIVKKVLMKESLVFRWSYAESFLALFLIVSAVSLMNTQYPALSIRALFSKSLKFAALFLIAREILNTRQRVRRFVMVAAASCVLILVDGFVQYFITHRDFLHGYVPFKYRNEPGIFIIGFPTASFPFPNDFAAWIIMFIFPAGVYCLCKKEDPRAAIMSALIFFALLYSLILTKARGAWLGFSAALLPMIFFIRLKKALIFLAIIVLFSVLFIKKELIPDIFATVSVNDRVVMWTNGMEILQKHPIIGNGLNTFFVEYKETRKDSDRGKRGSYAHNCYLQMAADIGLVGLAAFLLFAGAVIVKGFRSLSRIRDPAAYAIVLGVNLGLIAFLLHSAVDTNLYSLNLAALFWLAAGVMFAAINVYGERE, encoded by the coding sequence ATGATTCGCACGGATAAGATAGCGTCGGCATGCGATAAGATCTCGGAATGGTCGCTGTACGTTTGCATATTTGCACTGCCTTTTGCGAAATCGATAATAGAGATCACGATAGCAACGGCCCTCATTGGTCTTATAGTTAAGAAGGTGCTGATGAAGGAAAGCCTCGTGTTCAGGTGGTCATACGCCGAATCATTTCTCGCGCTTTTTCTTATAGTATCCGCGGTCTCATTGATGAATACGCAGTATCCCGCGCTTAGCATCAGGGCGTTGTTTTCGAAATCATTAAAATTTGCCGCGCTATTTCTTATAGCGAGAGAAATATTGAATACAAGGCAAAGGGTGCGCAGGTTTGTAATGGTTGCCGCGGCATCCTGCGTCCTCATTCTTGTCGACGGGTTTGTGCAATATTTTATTACACACCGCGATTTTTTGCATGGATACGTACCCTTTAAATACAGGAACGAGCCCGGCATTTTTATCATCGGTTTTCCCACCGCGTCCTTTCCATTCCCTAATGATTTCGCGGCCTGGATAATAATGTTCATATTTCCCGCCGGCGTATATTGTCTTTGTAAAAAAGAGGACCCTCGCGCCGCCATTATGTCGGCGTTAATATTTTTTGCCCTGCTATATTCTTTAATTCTTACTAAGGCAAGAGGCGCATGGTTGGGATTTTCGGCGGCGCTTCTCCCGATGATATTTTTTATAAGATTAAAAAAGGCGCTGATCTTTCTGGCTATAATCGTATTATTTTCGGTCCTCTTCATTAAGAAAGAGCTTATCCCCGACATATTTGCTACCGTGAGCGTCAACGACAGGGTAGTGATGTGGACGAATGGAATGGAAATATTGCAAAAACATCCTATCATCGGTAACGGCCTTAATACCTTTTTTGTGGAGTATAAAGAGACCCGTAAGGATAGCGACCGCGGCAAGCGCGGCAGTTACGCTCATAATTGTTATCTGCAGATGGCCGCCGACATAGGGTTGGTCGGACTGGCGGCGTTCCTGTTGTTTGCCGGCGCGGTTATCGTCAAAGGTTTCAGGTCGCTTTCCAGGATAAGGGATCCGGCGGCTTATGCCATCGTTCTCGGTGTCAACCTCGGCCTTATCGCGTTTTTATTGCACAGCGCGGTGGATACAAACCTGTATTCTCTCAATCTGGCGGCGCTATTCTGGCTGGCGGCAGGAGTTATGTTCGCGGCGATAAATGTGTACGGGGAGAGAGAATGA